The Hymenobacter sp. GOD-10R genome includes a window with the following:
- a CDS encoding sugar-binding domain-containing protein, with product MKTAFLLLLAFVSSLLSSSAQAQAPRQQLLFNADWKFHKGDVTAGDKADFNDADWRRLELPHDWSIEGPFSQEWASATGFLPGGIGWYRKTFDVPAGFRLKKVFVYFDGVYKNSEVWINGHYLGKRPSGFASFQYELTPYLKASGKNVLAVKVDHTEFADSRWYTGSGIYRNVYLLATEPVHIGQWGVGFTTPEVSASAATGKVTVAINNMTAAAATVLVKSTLTDPQGKVVATAQQQVQTKPKTDTPAAMTLKISKPSLWSVDNPNRYKLRVALSVQGKPTDEVVEEVGVRSIRFDANQGFFLNGKNLKLKGVCLHDDAGALGVAVPMDVWERRLKTLKEGGCNSIRMSHNPHADYFYDLCDKLGFLVMDEAFDEWEEGKNKWVEGWNVGIPAKFGSHQYFKEWADRDLRDMILRNRNRPSIIMWSIGNEIDYPNDPYSHEVLNTGRNPQIYGKGYLPDHPAASRLGELSKHLVAVAKKYDTSRPITAALAGVVMSNFTDYPASLDVVGYNYQEFRYPEDHQKYPNRIVYGSENGMARSAWAAVDSNAYISAQYLWTGIDYMGEAGKWPQRSNGAGLLDLAGFPKPEFYFRQSLWSDKPMVYLGTMEASKDQQSRGHRRLNSTWNWNAGDQVRVVSFTNGDAVELFLNGKSLGKKQGGEVSWDVAYQPGELLAKSYKKEQEASRTVLKTVEAPAAIQATADRTSLSGTAHNLAQIEVMVVDKNGNPVNTATNEVTVAVEGPAKLLGIESGDLASHEDYKGTKRQAYHGRLLVYVQATGAGAVKVSLQSAGLAGKSVELKASL from the coding sequence ATGAAAACAGCCTTTCTACTCCTTCTTGCTTTTGTAAGTAGCTTGTTGTCAAGTAGTGCTCAGGCCCAAGCGCCCCGTCAACAGCTATTGTTCAACGCTGACTGGAAGTTTCACAAAGGCGATGTAACCGCGGGCGACAAGGCTGACTTCAACGACGCCGATTGGCGACGCTTGGAGTTGCCCCATGATTGGAGCATTGAAGGGCCGTTCAGCCAGGAGTGGGCCAGCGCCACAGGCTTCCTGCCGGGGGGCATCGGCTGGTACCGTAAAACGTTTGATGTGCCCGCCGGCTTCCGCTTGAAGAAGGTGTTTGTGTACTTCGATGGCGTGTACAAAAACAGTGAGGTCTGGATCAATGGGCACTACCTAGGTAAGCGGCCCAGCGGCTTCGCTTCCTTCCAGTACGAGCTGACCCCGTACCTGAAGGCAAGCGGTAAAAACGTGCTAGCCGTGAAAGTGGACCACACCGAGTTTGCCGATTCGCGCTGGTACACGGGCTCGGGCATCTACCGCAACGTGTACTTGCTCGCCACGGAACCCGTGCACATTGGGCAATGGGGCGTAGGCTTCACCACGCCGGAAGTATCAGCCAGCGCCGCCACCGGCAAGGTGACGGTAGCCATCAACAACATGACGGCCGCGGCGGCTACTGTTTTGGTAAAAAGCACGCTAACGGACCCGCAAGGCAAAGTAGTAGCCACCGCCCAGCAGCAAGTGCAAACCAAACCCAAGACCGACACGCCCGCTGCCATGACGCTGAAAATCAGCAAGCCTAGCTTGTGGTCGGTGGATAACCCTAACCGCTACAAATTGCGCGTGGCCTTATCGGTTCAAGGCAAGCCGACTGACGAGGTAGTCGAGGAAGTGGGCGTGCGTAGCATCCGCTTTGATGCGAACCAAGGCTTCTTTCTGAACGGTAAAAACCTCAAGCTGAAAGGTGTCTGCCTGCACGACGACGCGGGCGCGCTTGGCGTAGCCGTGCCGATGGACGTGTGGGAGCGTCGGCTGAAGACCTTGAAAGAAGGCGGCTGCAACTCCATCCGCATGAGCCACAACCCCCACGCCGACTACTTCTACGACCTGTGCGATAAACTAGGTTTCCTGGTGATGGACGAGGCCTTCGATGAGTGGGAGGAAGGCAAAAACAAGTGGGTGGAAGGCTGGAACGTAGGCATACCCGCCAAATTTGGCTCGCACCAATACTTCAAGGAATGGGCCGACCGCGACCTACGCGACATGATTCTGCGCAATCGCAACCGCCCATCCATCATCATGTGGAGCATCGGCAACGAAATCGACTACCCGAACGATCCGTACTCGCACGAGGTCCTGAACACCGGCCGCAACCCGCAGATTTATGGCAAAGGCTACCTGCCCGACCATCCCGCTGCTAGCCGCCTAGGCGAGCTATCAAAGCACTTGGTGGCCGTGGCCAAAAAGTACGACACCTCCCGGCCCATCACTGCCGCCTTGGCTGGTGTAGTGATGTCTAACTTCACCGACTATCCTGCGTCGCTCGACGTTGTGGGCTATAACTACCAGGAGTTTCGCTACCCCGAAGACCACCAGAAGTACCCAAACCGCATCGTCTACGGTAGCGAAAACGGTATGGCGCGCAGTGCCTGGGCCGCTGTGGACTCCAACGCATACATCTCGGCCCAATACCTCTGGACCGGCATCGACTACATGGGCGAGGCTGGCAAGTGGCCCCAGCGCAGTAACGGCGCCGGTCTGCTCGACCTAGCGGGTTTCCCGAAGCCGGAGTTCTACTTCCGCCAAAGCCTGTGGTCGGATAAGCCCATGGTGTACCTAGGTACCATGGAAGCCTCCAAAGACCAGCAAAGCCGCGGTCATCGGCGCCTCAACTCCACCTGGAACTGGAACGCGGGCGACCAAGTGCGCGTCGTGAGCTTCACTAATGGCGACGCAGTAGAGCTGTTTTTGAACGGCAAGTCGTTGGGTAAAAAGCAAGGCGGTGAGGTCTCCTGGGACGTCGCCTATCAGCCCGGCGAGCTGCTGGCTAAAAGCTACAAGAAGGAGCAGGAAGCAAGCCGCACCGTGCTGAAAACCGTTGAGGCACCGGCCGCAATCCAAGCCACCGCCGACCGTACTTCGCTATCTGGCACAGCCCACAACCTAGCTCAGATCGAAGTGATGGTAGTTGATAAAAATGGCAATCCGGTAAACACGGCTACCAACGAAGTTACCGTGGCAGTGGAAGGCCCAGCCAAGCTGCTCGGCATCGAAAGCGGCGACCTAGCTAGCCACGAAGACTACAAGGGCACGAAGCGGCAGGCGTACCATGGCCGCTTGCTGGTCTACGTGCAGGCTACGGGAGCAGGCGCCGTGAAAGTATCCTTGCAATCGGCAGGGCTGGCTGGGAAATCGGTGGAGTTAAAAGCTAGCCTGTAG
- a CDS encoding glycoside hydrolase, producing the protein MSAILRFRDSASPAKVPLGKKPVAGSRLFLSGLVLLAAASSTNGQSAKPSVGVAVKTVTVQLDDAKTYQTIDNFSASDAWACQFVGQWPAAKKEAMADLLFSTEDKAGGQPKGIGLSMWRFNIGAGSTQQGEQSGIRDEWHRAESFMLPDGRYDWTRQAGQVWFLQAAKKRGVKQFLGFLNSPPVQYTVTGKAFAEGGKTNLAPANYEPLATFIANVVQGVKKTTGITFDYISPVNEPQWDWSDPKQEGSPFRNEEIAGVTKALNTALVAQQLPTKILLTEAGKINYLFATEDKPNRGEQINAFFSPTAASTYVGNLPSVAHTVAAHSYFTTSPYTQAVATRQQLAAKVATVDKLTFWQSEYCILGDNAGEINGNKRDLGMDAALYLARTIHMDLAVANAAAWQWWLAISPYDYKDGLIYIDKTKEDGNYQVSKMLWALGNYSRYLRPGAVRVDARIDQASANDNQLLVSAYKNVTGKQLITVVVNSASTPTDLRLTLSQKKIGAVRTYTTSATADLQPGAVVKAGQLVHLAPRSITTLVSDIR; encoded by the coding sequence ATGAGTGCTATACTACGCTTCCGTGATTCGGCTTCGCCCGCTAAGGTGCCTTTGGGTAAGAAGCCGGTTGCTGGTTCGCGCCTCTTCTTGAGTGGGCTTGTGCTGCTAGCAGCTGCTAGTTCGACCAATGGGCAGTCTGCCAAACCTAGCGTTGGGGTAGCAGTCAAAACCGTGACGGTGCAGTTAGACGACGCGAAAACCTACCAGACCATCGACAACTTCAGCGCCTCGGATGCGTGGGCGTGTCAGTTTGTGGGCCAGTGGCCAGCGGCCAAAAAGGAGGCCATGGCCGACTTGCTGTTCAGCACGGAAGACAAGGCCGGTGGTCAGCCGAAAGGCATCGGCTTGTCGATGTGGCGCTTCAACATTGGGGCGGGCAGCACGCAGCAGGGCGAGCAGAGCGGCATTCGAGACGAGTGGCACCGCGCCGAGTCGTTTATGCTGCCCGACGGCCGCTACGATTGGACCCGGCAAGCTGGGCAAGTCTGGTTTCTGCAAGCGGCCAAGAAGCGGGGTGTTAAGCAGTTCCTCGGCTTTCTGAATAGTCCGCCGGTGCAGTACACCGTCACAGGTAAGGCTTTCGCCGAAGGTGGAAAAACCAACCTAGCTCCGGCCAACTACGAACCCCTAGCCACGTTCATCGCCAACGTGGTACAAGGCGTGAAGAAAACCACGGGTATCACCTTCGACTACATCAGCCCGGTGAATGAGCCGCAGTGGGATTGGAGCGACCCTAAGCAGGAGGGCAGCCCGTTTCGTAACGAGGAAATTGCCGGCGTGACCAAGGCCTTGAACACGGCGCTGGTAGCGCAGCAACTCCCCACCAAGATCTTGCTGACCGAGGCGGGTAAGATCAATTACCTGTTTGCCACGGAAGACAAGCCCAACCGGGGCGAACAAATCAATGCCTTCTTCAGCCCGACCGCTGCGTCCACGTACGTGGGCAACCTGCCGAGCGTAGCCCACACCGTTGCCGCGCACAGCTACTTTACTACCTCGCCCTACACCCAAGCCGTGGCTACGCGCCAGCAGCTAGCCGCCAAAGTAGCGACGGTTGATAAGCTAACCTTCTGGCAGTCGGAGTACTGTATTTTGGGTGATAACGCCGGCGAAATCAACGGCAACAAGCGCGACCTAGGGATGGATGCGGCCTTGTACCTAGCCCGCACCATTCACATGGACCTCGCCGTGGCAAATGCCGCCGCGTGGCAATGGTGGCTCGCCATCTCACCCTACGATTACAAAGACGGCCTGATCTACATCGACAAGACCAAAGAAGATGGTAACTACCAGGTGAGCAAGATGCTGTGGGCGCTGGGTAACTACAGCCGCTACCTTCGTCCCGGCGCCGTCCGAGTCGATGCGCGCATTGATCAAGCTTCCGCAAACGATAATCAACTGCTGGTTTCTGCTTACAAAAACGTCACTGGCAAGCAGCTCATCACGGTAGTCGTCAACTCGGCCAGCACACCAACTGATCTGCGCTTGACACTGAGCCAGAAGAAGATAGGTGCGGTGCGCACGTACACTACCTCTGCCACCGCCGATCTGCAACCCGGCGCTGTGGTAAAAGCCGGCCAACTGGTGCACCTAGCTCCACGCTCCATCACGACGCTGGTCAGCGACATTCGCTAG
- a CDS encoding RagB/SusD family nutrient uptake outer membrane protein: protein MKKYSFLLTLVLGLSLQACKDFLNEPPRGQQNTNNYYTTADECKAAVMGCYSLSDQSDWWQLDRTRMFGDAGSDDSWKGNAIAGDQREFGDFSRFFWLPNNEWFDNRYTHLYQAIGNCNAALVGIAKAPIDAELQKQLIGEVKFIRAYNYFELVKGFGGVPLVLQPVTAEEALTYKRASTDECYAQIIQDLKDAADALSEKNARAAIDKGRATKGAANAYLAKAYLFTEKWAESQQYAEKVISSNQYNLSDDFSRVWSVSNPNGNESIFEFNYNANQTFNLGTALTVVMRSRADGGWGFNTPSSNLEQAFVRENDPRLKWTIIKQGDSVDVKTTSFDYTKYDTKPSENESGRISRKMFLLLKDRPANESNHSPLNRIELRYADLLLMHAEASYRLGQEDKARTSLNLVRARANRLKPGTVLPRTSTGTQLLNHIWLERRLELAMEGHRYYDLVRQHRLVAVITAFNAAQLTSTDPYDKGKVKDQISEKNNLFPIPTPQIQLSGGNVEQNPGY from the coding sequence ATGAAAAAATATAGCTTCCTTCTCACGTTGGTGCTCGGCCTAAGCTTGCAAGCCTGCAAGGACTTCCTGAACGAGCCACCCCGCGGACAGCAGAACACAAACAACTACTACACCACCGCCGACGAGTGCAAAGCGGCCGTGATGGGCTGCTACTCCCTCTCCGACCAGAGCGACTGGTGGCAGCTCGACCGCACCCGCATGTTCGGCGACGCTGGCTCCGACGACTCGTGGAAAGGTAACGCCATTGCCGGCGACCAGCGCGAGTTTGGCGACTTCTCCCGCTTCTTCTGGTTGCCTAATAATGAGTGGTTTGACAACCGCTACACTCACCTCTACCAAGCTATTGGCAACTGCAACGCCGCGCTAGTAGGCATCGCCAAAGCGCCCATCGATGCCGAGTTGCAGAAGCAGCTCATCGGTGAGGTGAAGTTTATTCGGGCCTACAACTACTTCGAACTGGTGAAAGGCTTCGGCGGGGTACCGTTGGTGCTGCAACCTGTGACGGCTGAAGAAGCTCTAACCTACAAGCGCGCTTCTACTGATGAGTGCTACGCCCAGATCATCCAGGATTTGAAGGATGCTGCCGATGCTCTGTCCGAGAAGAACGCCCGCGCTGCTATCGATAAGGGCCGCGCTACAAAGGGTGCGGCCAACGCCTACCTAGCTAAGGCGTACCTGTTTACCGAGAAGTGGGCCGAGTCGCAGCAGTACGCCGAAAAGGTGATTAGCTCGAATCAGTACAACCTCAGCGACGACTTCAGCCGGGTGTGGAGCGTGAGCAACCCCAACGGCAACGAGTCCATCTTCGAGTTTAACTACAATGCCAATCAAACCTTTAACCTAGGTACTGCACTCACCGTGGTGATGCGGAGCCGGGCCGATGGCGGCTGGGGTTTCAATACGCCTAGCAGCAACCTAGAGCAGGCATTCGTGCGGGAAAACGACCCACGTCTGAAGTGGACCATCATCAAGCAGGGTGACAGCGTGGACGTGAAAACGACTAGCTTCGACTACACCAAGTACGACACCAAGCCTTCGGAAAATGAATCGGGTCGCATTAGCCGCAAGATGTTCCTGTTGCTGAAAGACCGGCCGGCTAACGAGAGTAACCACTCACCGCTCAACCGCATCGAGTTGCGCTACGCCGACTTGCTGCTGATGCACGCCGAGGCGTCGTACCGCCTAGGTCAGGAGGACAAAGCCCGTACCTCGCTCAACCTGGTGCGCGCCCGTGCGAATCGGCTGAAGCCCGGTACCGTGCTACCTCGTACCTCCACCGGCACGCAGCTGCTGAACCACATCTGGCTAGAGCGCCGCCTGGAGCTAGCCATGGAAGGCCACCGCTACTACGACCTCGTGCGGCAGCACCGCTTGGTAGCGGTTATCACCGCCTTCAATGCCGCGCAGCTGACCAGCACCGACCCCTACGACAAGGGCAAAGTGAAGGACCAGATATCGGAGAAGAACAACCTTTTCCCCATCCCGACCCCGCAGATTCAACTCTCCGGCGGCAATGTGGAGCAGAACCCAGGGTACTAA
- a CDS encoding TonB-dependent receptor codes for MNNLIPKKGYMVCFLLFFLSMTGAFAQTAVKGTVKDNTGSGLPGVTVLLKGTTVGAATDTQGNFTLSVPDAATGVLQFSFVGYKQQEVALAGRTTVDVTLGVDTKALDEVVVVGYGTQEKRSLTNAVTTVQGQELSKLTVSDVGSALQGKAAGVSVVGAGSEPGASPQILIRGLSTINGNSPLHVVDGLPVANINYLNPKDIASLSVLKDAASAAIYGSRAANGVILITTKAGVKGEPKITLDVTYGVSNPTKTPDMASGSEYARIMNLAATNSGRPAVYPDPASFTQSTDWWKEISRRGSTQNYSVGLSGGSDKVVYSTGISYFKEQGLVRNSDFERLSLRMKTEYQAAKHLKVGEDFNISMTNQKYLNSGSLFRDAFNDDPITPARRPGTSGNPYDYYGASPTDIGNPLAFVERNDDKRNQYFLVGTVYANYEFTPGLIFETRFGSNNNVYERNAFSPFYTIDPNERNQVNSLRREHNIEINWNNTNTLNYTKSFGDHNISALAAVTLEKFTTRTEAALGQAIPSNSPDLRYPDAATANFSIEGNDFVNTIASLIGRVNYDYKGRYLLGASIRRDGASVFPSANRWGVFPSVSAGWLISDENFMKDVSPVNFFKLRASWGRVGNQNIRSITNSAYIGTLDQVYYVTGDTRTEQLGVIQNNVPNPNVKWETVEDYNIGTDLAFLQNRLTVTADVFRRNTMDMLMSQAIPGHAGYGYNSPVTNIGSMKTNGLDFSVGYAKSTGDFTYGANINATHAISKIKKLANGQALYSGNTPIFGRPSKTEEGGYVGAFYGYQTQGIFQNQNDIDAYKGPTGTLVQPSAKPGDFRFADLNNDGVIDAKDQKYIGNPTPDLTFGVNLNAGYKGFDLQVSLVGSLGNDIVNANKGWWYSGSYNYNKIAGLEDKAWHGEGTSNTVPRILANDNNQNLTRFSDFYVEDGSYARMRNLQLGYTLPQATSKLLHTSSLRVYVSAQNLFTITNYSGLDPEIGYGRSYTDTPSALNRGVDLGNYPTTRTYLVGANIAF; via the coding sequence GGCTACAAGCAGCAGGAGGTAGCCCTTGCCGGCCGCACGACGGTAGACGTGACACTAGGCGTCGACACGAAGGCCCTGGATGAAGTCGTAGTAGTTGGCTACGGCACCCAGGAAAAGCGCAGCCTCACCAACGCCGTGACGACCGTGCAAGGCCAAGAGCTTTCCAAGCTTACGGTGTCTGACGTGGGCAGCGCGCTGCAAGGCAAAGCCGCTGGCGTATCGGTAGTAGGCGCGGGTTCGGAGCCTGGCGCGTCGCCCCAAATTTTGATTCGTGGCCTTTCGACTATCAACGGCAACAGTCCGCTGCATGTGGTGGATGGTTTGCCGGTAGCGAACATCAATTACCTGAACCCAAAAGACATAGCTAGCTTAAGCGTGCTCAAAGACGCCGCTTCGGCGGCTATCTACGGCTCGCGGGCAGCCAACGGCGTTATCCTGATTACGACCAAAGCAGGCGTGAAAGGCGAGCCAAAGATCACGCTCGACGTGACCTACGGCGTATCGAACCCAACGAAGACGCCCGACATGGCGTCGGGCAGCGAGTATGCGCGCATCATGAACCTAGCGGCCACCAACTCCGGCCGGCCAGCGGTGTACCCCGATCCGGCTTCGTTTACGCAAAGCACGGACTGGTGGAAAGAAATTTCGCGCCGCGGCAGCACCCAGAATTACTCGGTCGGCTTGTCGGGCGGCAGCGACAAAGTGGTGTACTCGACGGGCATCAGCTACTTCAAGGAGCAGGGCCTAGTGCGCAACTCGGACTTTGAGCGGCTTTCGCTGCGCATGAAGACGGAGTACCAAGCGGCTAAGCACCTGAAAGTTGGCGAGGACTTCAATATCTCCATGACGAACCAGAAGTACTTGAACAGCGGCAGCTTATTCCGCGACGCGTTCAACGATGACCCCATCACGCCGGCTCGCCGGCCGGGCACATCGGGCAACCCATACGACTATTACGGTGCTTCGCCGACCGACATTGGCAACCCTTTGGCCTTTGTGGAGCGCAACGACGACAAGCGCAACCAGTACTTCCTGGTGGGCACTGTGTACGCCAACTACGAGTTCACGCCGGGGCTGATCTTCGAAACGCGCTTTGGCTCCAACAACAACGTGTACGAGCGCAACGCCTTCTCGCCCTTCTACACCATCGACCCAAACGAGCGCAACCAGGTGAACTCGCTCAGAAGGGAGCACAACATTGAAATCAACTGGAACAACACCAACACGCTGAACTATACGAAGTCATTCGGCGACCACAACATTTCGGCCTTGGCCGCCGTGACGCTGGAGAAATTTACTACCCGCACAGAAGCCGCTCTTGGGCAAGCTATTCCGAGCAACTCGCCTGACTTGCGCTACCCCGACGCGGCCACGGCCAACTTCAGCATAGAGGGCAACGACTTCGTGAACACCATTGCCTCGCTGATTGGCCGGGTAAATTACGATTACAAGGGCCGCTACCTGTTGGGCGCTAGCATCCGCCGCGACGGCGCTTCAGTATTTCCGTCGGCCAATCGTTGGGGCGTGTTCCCATCGGTTTCGGCTGGCTGGTTGATTTCAGACGAGAACTTCATGAAAGATGTGAGCCCCGTTAACTTCTTCAAGTTGCGGGCTAGCTGGGGCCGGGTAGGTAACCAGAACATCCGCAGCATCACGAATAGCGCCTACATCGGTACGCTGGACCAGGTGTACTACGTGACGGGCGACACGCGCACCGAGCAGCTCGGTGTGATTCAGAACAACGTGCCCAACCCCAACGTGAAGTGGGAAACGGTAGAGGATTACAACATCGGTACGGACCTAGCTTTCCTGCAAAACCGGTTGACGGTGACGGCTGACGTGTTCCGCCGCAACACCATGGACATGTTGATGAGCCAGGCCATTCCGGGCCACGCGGGTTACGGCTACAACAGCCCCGTGACTAACATCGGCAGCATGAAAACCAACGGTCTCGACTTCTCGGTCGGCTACGCCAAATCGACGGGCGACTTCACGTACGGCGCCAACATCAACGCTACGCACGCCATCAGTAAGATTAAGAAGCTAGCCAACGGCCAGGCGTTGTACTCCGGCAACACGCCTATTTTCGGGCGTCCTTCTAAAACGGAAGAAGGCGGCTACGTGGGTGCTTTCTACGGCTACCAGACGCAGGGCATCTTCCAGAATCAGAATGACATTGACGCCTATAAAGGCCCAACTGGCACGCTGGTGCAGCCCAGCGCCAAACCCGGCGACTTCCGCTTTGCCGACCTGAACAATGACGGCGTGATTGACGCCAAAGACCAGAAGTACATCGGCAACCCCACGCCGGATCTGACTTTTGGTGTGAACCTGAACGCGGGCTACAAGGGCTTCGACTTGCAAGTGTCGCTGGTGGGCAGCCTCGGCAACGACATCGTGAATGCCAACAAAGGCTGGTGGTATTCGGGCAGCTACAACTACAACAAAATTGCTGGCCTGGAAGACAAGGCGTGGCACGGCGAAGGCACCTCCAACACAGTACCCCGCATCCTGGCCAACGACAACAACCAGAACCTCACGCGCTTCTCGGATTTCTACGTGGAAGATGGTTCGTATGCTCGCATGCGGAATTTGCAGCTCGGTTACACGCTGCCGCAGGCAACTTCCAAGCTCCTGCACACCAGCAGCCTGCGCGTGTACGTGAGTGCCCAGAACCTGTTCACCATCACCAACTACTCGGGCCTAGACCCCGAAATCGGCTATGGCCGCTCCTACACGGACACGCCTTCAGCCCTCAACCGCGGAGTTGACCTAGGCAATTATCCCACAACCCGCACCTATTTGGTGGGCGCCAATATTGCTTTCTAA